The Dermacentor silvarum isolate Dsil-2018 chromosome 7, BIME_Dsil_1.4, whole genome shotgun sequence genomic sequence TTGGCGGAAACCGTGGTCTTTCAGTCAGAACCCGTCGAGACGGGCTTTCTGAGGTACCACTCGGGGAGCGAGATGCCTCAGCACGACGGGGCCGCCAATGACCTGGCGACATCGTCGTCTTCGAGTCACGGGAGTGCCAGGCGTGCCGTCGTCGCCAGAGTACCGTCCCCTCTGTACGTCGGCAACATCAGATGGAGCAATCAGGTCGTCAGGGACCCCAAGAGCCGATGGTTCGTTTCTGAAAAGGACTATGCCAGGGGTCAATACCCGCCGTACGGAAGCGGAGGTGGCTACGTACTGGACGCCCGCGCTCTCGACGTTTTCGCCAGGAACGTGCGTCGAGTCAGACCCTTCGCGAACGAGGACGCTTACGTCGGCACGGTGCTCGGCGAGTCTGGCGTGAGACCGGTGCAAAGCTACCGGTTCGTGTCTCAGCCGTCGGGCCTGTGGACGTGCAACTTTCTCTACGTCGTGGTCATTCATGGAGTGTCTCACGACGATCACCGTAAACTACTCGACAAGGTGAGGGCCGCGAGGGAACAGTGTCGCGATGTGGAACGTGACGTCGGTTGGGACTGAGACGAAAATCAATGTTTGTAGAAGAACGAATAGCGAAACTATAAGGTGTAAGTGAGTGATAGTTTATGTTTGCATTTTGTTGTCAAAGGACACGAGTGCTAAAAAGAAAAAGGGACTGTGAACAAAATGAAAATGACACGCCCACTGGCGCGCAGAAGCAGTTGTAGGTCTGTTCTGTACCTGTCCAGCTCAGTGTCAGTCTCTTGACAATGACACCGCTGTGGATAGGAGTCTGATGATTTGGTTTCTGTGCGATTTTAAGTGTGAAGGGCTGCTGGAGACAGCTTGCTTTTGAGAGCGGTGACGTTGAGAATAAGACGAATGCGTACGTTACGGTCCCATGAACGAGTGGTCCGTCCCTGGCCCAAATACTTCGGTCGTCAGACGATACATACTGTACTGAACAAAAGGCATTATATTTTGCATTTGTGTCCTCTGAGCTAAAGTGCTCAGAATGTTGGTGCTGCGCTGTACCAGACCGCTAACATAGGGCAGTAGCCTCTTGAACCGGAATTTGCATATTTCAAGAATGCATCACAAGAAACCGTATATATAAATCAGTATGCGAAAACacgctatggtaaaaactgcatttcattgcttaaacacagagatgaagatggaactacgtgtagtacattgccatgttgccaCCGCGTCTgatattttcacgcaatctcagtgatttcgaaacataTCTCAAGGTTGCTTCCGACTGTCTGGGACGATACGTgggtctagatcaattgagtgtccAATGCCTCGAAAGCGggtgacaagaatatgagtaaaccacttcttaaCAGTTCCACAAACatcgtacttcatacccagaaagaatattttgcgtaatcacttacgagtacatttctaaaaaaaaaaaaaaaaaaaaaaaaaaaaaaaaaaaaaaaaaaaaaaacactttgaagGCATATGCGCTATGTATTGTACAAGTGGTGTTAGGAGGTTATATATAAAGCTTTATTCACTCCCTCTGCCGACAATGTTGCAGGGCGCACCTTCGCTCTCCTTTCCATACTGGTGCTTCCTAACTTTTGGAGCGTAGATAGAGCGTCGCTAAAGTGGGCTTCCCTGTCAGCTAGGACCCATGTCGCGGCTCGACGACGTTCTTGTCGAGATGAAGGGGCAGGTTTCCGCGTCGCTGGCTGCCGAAGAAGGCGTCGACGACCTTCAGGCTGCACTCCAGGGTGTTCTCGGCATCCTGCCTGCTGCCCAGCCGCAGGTTCACTTCGACCAAGTCCAGAGCCCTTAGCTGACCTGCGTCAGTGAGACGATCGAACGACCAACTGCGTGTGTGTGTACACACTCCACGTAAACCTATGATTGTGATCGTCCCTTCATTTTCGTCTGTGTCTATGGTTGTTGCGCTGAGGTATCACGAAACATTAACAGTTCGTTCTTTTACAATATAGAAAGCGCTTTTCTCAATTTGTGTCCCTCGATCGCTTCCTCCACAATTCGGCCAGTGTCCTTAATACATTGCTCAACATTCTACACACCTTCTTCACTCAAGAAAGTGGATAACAGCGTCGGCTCTCGGTATAACTGGCCACTACGCTTCCGCAGCAACCGCACGGCAATTCCTGGCCCAAACTGTTGTATCAACAAGGGTCTTGGCATCTACTCGCACGCACTGGAGTACACTGCAAAATAATTTTACACCCTTATTTACCTTTAAAGAAGTAAATCATTTCAAAGTGTAAAGGTGGGTTTATCAAGCCACTCCTCGTCGTAGGAGTCACCAAGAAGCGTTAATGAACCGCCATGTCTTGTTCAATCAAGAGCGCCGCGCTTTGCTACGACCGTTAAGTCTCTCAAAGACTTCATATGTCTCTGGGCGAAGTGTCTCATGGAATCCAGTCGTGCAGCTTTTGTAATGACTTACCTGAGTTGCTGACTTCTTCAGCGATGATTAATCCTTCTCGAAGAGTAAGACCTCCCATGACTGTAAggaacaataaaagaaaattacaGAAAAACAGTATGGTTTGTCCG encodes the following:
- the LOC119458490 gene encoding beta-1,3-galactosyltransferase 4; this encodes MVRIRSRYLLRPRTRETRPRLSAVQTWSRDLWDTVFATNTHPTLAPGKNVFLVIVIASAPSNTRRRNAIRSTWGRPSTESSRFDHNTSSTILPVFMVGECEDSSQGRLIRKEAKEFRDMLVGTYLDTYRNLTLKTVHGFLWVADHVRPSFVLKTDDDCFVNVGVLLDVLAETVVFQSEPVETGFLRYHSGSEMPQHDGAANDLATSSSSSHGSARRAVVARVPSPLYVGNIRWSNQVVRDPKSRWFVSEKDYARGQYPPYGSGGGYVLDARALDVFARNVRRVRPFANEDAYVGTVLGESGVRPVQSYRFVSQPSGLWTCNFLYVVVIHGVSHDDHRKLLDKVRAAREQCRDVERDVGWD